From Ancylobacter pratisalsi, one genomic window encodes:
- a CDS encoding TRAP transporter large permease: MILFSLIIVFFLILLMIGYPVGFAAGLASFIGAGLVFGGLFDIRASAMIARLALSSIDSFLLLAIPFFIFAGRLMNFGGITERMFAFVALLVRPIRGGLGHANVMASVIFAGMSGSATADAVGLGQIEMKAMLSQGYQREFSAGVTAASSLIGPILPPSIALVAYSVQAEVSVARMFFAAIVPALMMAAAYMGYVTWRARKDGMPVGTRATLAELWPAFRVAILPILTPFIIMGGIYSGVFTPTEAAAVAALYALCLGVFVYRAYGFSRLRRELMGTLIDTAVIMLIIIFTSAFGVVMIRAGIPGALAEFFASLTSNPTVLLFLMVILWMVVGCFMAQTPAILILTPILMPIIKTYGIDPIQFGILMTLTLTLGLLTPPVGMVLYALTRVTGLSFRELVRVSVPYVWLTLGVIVTLILLPGLITFLPDLLL, translated from the coding sequence GTGATCCTCTTTTCGCTCATCATCGTCTTTTTCCTGATCCTGTTGATGATCGGCTACCCGGTCGGCTTCGCCGCCGGTCTCGCCTCCTTCATCGGCGCCGGCCTGGTCTTCGGAGGGCTGTTCGACATCCGTGCCAGCGCGATGATCGCGCGCCTCGCGCTCAGCAGCATCGACAGCTTCCTTCTCCTTGCCATCCCCTTCTTCATCTTCGCCGGACGACTTATGAACTTTGGCGGCATCACCGAGCGCATGTTCGCGTTCGTCGCCCTCCTGGTCCGCCCGATCCGCGGCGGCCTGGGCCACGCCAACGTCATGGCTAGTGTGATCTTCGCGGGCATGTCGGGCTCGGCGACCGCCGATGCCGTCGGCCTTGGCCAGATCGAGATGAAGGCCATGCTAAGCCAGGGCTACCAGCGAGAGTTCAGCGCCGGCGTCACCGCCGCCTCGTCGCTGATCGGCCCGATCCTGCCACCCTCGATCGCGCTTGTTGCCTATTCGGTACAGGCGGAAGTCTCCGTCGCCCGCATGTTCTTCGCGGCAATCGTGCCGGCGCTGATGATGGCGGCGGCCTATATGGGCTATGTCACCTGGCGCGCCCGCAAGGACGGAATGCCTGTCGGCACCCGCGCCACGCTCGCCGAACTCTGGCCGGCATTCCGCGTCGCGATCCTGCCGATCCTGACGCCGTTCATCATCATGGGCGGCATCTACTCCGGCGTCTTCACCCCGACGGAGGCCGCCGCCGTCGCGGCGCTGTACGCCTTGTGCCTCGGCGTCTTCGTCTACCGCGCCTATGGCTTTTCACGGCTCCGGCGCGAACTGATGGGCACGCTGATCGATACGGCGGTGATCATGCTCATCATCATCTTCACCTCGGCCTTCGGGGTGGTGATGATCCGTGCGGGCATTCCCGGCGCGCTGGCGGAGTTCTTCGCCAGCCTGACGAGCAACCCGACAGTGCTGCTGTTTCTGATGGTGATCCTCTGGATGGTCGTCGGCTGCTTCATGGCCCAGACCCCGGCGATCCTGATCCTCACCCCGATCCTGATGCCGATCATCAAGACCTATGGCATCGACCCGATCCAGTTCGGCATCCTGATGACGCTCACCCTAACCCTTGGGCTTCTGACGCCGCCCGTGGGCATGGTGCTCTACGCCTTGACCCGCGTCACGGGGTTGAGCTTTCGCGAACTTGTCAGGGTCTCGGTCCCCTATGTGTGGCTGACGCTCGGCGTGATCGTGACCCTGATCCTGCTGCCGGGCCTCATCACCTTCCTGCCGGACCTGCTGCTATGA
- a CDS encoding TRAP transporter small permease, translating into MRLLNAVERMVQVAAFAMFAAMFVLTLAQVLFRYFLQIPVPWTEEAARALFVMSVLSGIALAYRQREHVVVDFLFAQFSPRMKRGFSIAFGLSILFFLAFWASGAILMAQRNWSISLITISWFRISYYYLWELAMIALLAVYVLIDLKNLLTGRIVSLQTGEQEIDL; encoded by the coding sequence ATGAGACTTCTCAACGCCGTGGAACGCATGGTCCAGGTGGCAGCCTTCGCCATGTTCGCCGCCATGTTCGTGCTGACGCTCGCGCAGGTTCTGTTCCGCTATTTCCTTCAGATTCCCGTTCCCTGGACCGAAGAAGCCGCACGCGCCCTGTTCGTGATGTCGGTACTCAGCGGCATTGCACTCGCCTACCGCCAGCGCGAGCACGTCGTGGTCGACTTCCTTTTCGCGCAGTTCAGTCCCCGGATGAAGCGCGGCTTCTCGATAGCTTTCGGGCTGTCGATCCTGTTCTTCCTCGCGTTCTGGGCCAGCGGCGCAATCCTCATGGCACAGCGCAACTGGTCGATCTCACTGATCACGATCAGCTGGTTCCGCATCAGCTATTACTATCTGTGGGAACTGGCGATGATCGCGCTTCTTGCCGTCTACGTGCTCATCGACCTCAAGAACCTTCTCACGGGAAGAATTGTTAGCCTTCAAACGGGAGAACAGGAGATCGACCTGTGA
- a CDS encoding TRAP transporter substrate-binding protein gives MTFLTSKFLAPVAVTCLLALPAHAGTVNFTLGTENNSTDFSVQAMHHWKELMAKRSNGELQMTIVDGGALGSGVEVLQQLSNDEIQASISGPTLVHSMAKPYQCMEAEFVYDDADHGYRVWTGKLGKELSDYMTKNYAITITGVGYRGAREVTANRPIREPADMKGLKIRVTNPLRAKVFQAFGALPGPLPYSELYGALRQGVFDAQENPISAIHAQKFYEVQKTVDLTDHVQSYYILTTNTEFLDGLSEDQRKILNDTAAETMMWLNALVQKQEGELLDEIKKSGVEIVKSDVPAFKKIAEPIVQEFAATNCRPGILDDIAAAK, from the coding sequence ATGACTTTCCTTACGTCCAAGTTCCTTGCGCCGGTGGCCGTGACCTGCCTGCTGGCGCTCCCCGCGCACGCGGGAACCGTCAATTTCACGCTTGGCACCGAGAACAACAGCACGGATTTCAGTGTGCAGGCGATGCACCACTGGAAAGAGCTAATGGCCAAGCGCTCGAACGGCGAGCTGCAGATGACCATCGTCGATGGCGGCGCGCTTGGCTCGGGTGTCGAAGTGCTTCAGCAGCTGTCGAACGATGAGATTCAGGCCAGCATCTCGGGACCGACCCTCGTTCATTCCATGGCCAAGCCTTACCAGTGCATGGAAGCGGAGTTCGTCTACGACGACGCCGACCACGGCTACCGCGTATGGACCGGCAAGCTGGGTAAGGAACTGTCGGACTACATGACCAAGAACTACGCCATCACCATCACCGGTGTCGGCTATCGCGGCGCGCGCGAGGTGACCGCGAACAGGCCGATACGTGAGCCGGCGGACATGAAGGGCCTGAAAATCCGCGTGACGAACCCGCTGCGGGCGAAGGTGTTCCAGGCATTCGGGGCGCTGCCCGGCCCGCTGCCCTATTCCGAACTTTACGGCGCGCTGCGCCAGGGCGTGTTCGATGCTCAGGAAAATCCGATCTCGGCCATCCATGCGCAGAAGTTCTACGAAGTGCAGAAGACGGTAGACCTGACCGATCATGTTCAGAGCTACTACATCCTCACGACGAACACCGAATTCCTGGACGGACTGAGCGAAGATCAGCGCAAGATCCTCAACGATACCGCAGCCGAAACCATGATGTGGTTGAACGCCCTGGTGCAGAAGCAGGAAGGCGAACTTCTCGATGAGATCAAGAAGTCGGGCGTCGAAATCGTGAAATCCGATGTGCCCGCCTTCAAGAAGATCGCCGAGCCGATCGTGCAGGAGTTTGCGGCCACGAACTGCCGCCCCGGCATTCTCGACGACATCGCTGCCGCCAAGTGA
- a CDS encoding IclR family transcriptional regulator — translation MGALRTESVERALSILSAFGIRRTRMSLAELAAETGLHKSTILRLTRSMAIYGFIDRDAEGRFSIGASAWHLGLIFRQEFDPVELIRPVLRQLVEATGETASYFVRAGDDRVCLYRENSPCLEKYGVEEGVRLRLGTGASGLVLRRYTGEDVPDLSDFNEHGTVSLDTTRNPNIASISTPVFSASGHFRGALTISGLNSRFTEEVRAEAIPVLERYARRLRSEID, via the coding sequence ATGGGCGCGCTACGTACCGAGTCGGTAGAGAGGGCCCTGTCGATCCTGTCGGCCTTTGGAATCCGCAGGACGCGGATGTCGCTCGCCGAGCTGGCCGCGGAAACGGGGCTGCACAAGAGCACGATCCTTCGGCTCACGCGGTCGATGGCCATCTACGGCTTCATTGACCGCGATGCCGAAGGGCGGTTCTCGATCGGCGCTAGTGCCTGGCATCTCGGGCTGATCTTCCGGCAGGAGTTCGATCCGGTCGAACTCATCCGCCCCGTGCTGCGCCAACTCGTCGAGGCGACGGGCGAAACGGCCTCCTATTTCGTGCGGGCGGGTGACGACCGGGTCTGCCTGTACCGCGAGAACAGCCCGTGCCTCGAAAAATACGGGGTCGAGGAGGGGGTGCGTCTCAGGCTGGGAACCGGGGCTTCCGGGCTGGTGCTGCGCCGGTACACCGGAGAGGACGTCCCGGACCTTTCCGACTTCAATGAGCACGGTACCGTCAGTCTGGATACAACGCGGAACCCCAACATTGCGTCGATCTCGACGCCCGTATTTTCGGCCTCGGGGCATTTCAGGGGCGCGCTGACGATCTCCGGATTGAACTCGCGCTTCACCGAAGAGGTCCGTGCTGAAGCAATACCCGTGCTGGAGCGGTATGCCAGAAGACTTCGCTCAGAGATCGATTGA
- a CDS encoding helix-turn-helix domain-containing protein: MSKSGSTALVRAKGFGDLPERIARLAGEHVLFDIFEKEGLPLSLCEALDTPIPLRSMVGLFARGADALDNRTFGLDVGQEMTHKGYGLWLEYSASAPTLGEAIKRACVTSWAHQSGSRLELVGEGTHSILRYVTPTFGASKVSYSDHLLPPMLTFVRLYLGRQWCPDWIEVEYSRDAGTRLIEDRLQVGLRCRRPGTGLAIPTTALARGRSGPFPGTGRIITLRDVEADVILADAPEPARAISAVVALRLLDGQSDVEGAARLLGLGVQGLQRRLREKGYTYREIVEEARRARAVRLLVETRMSVFTIGLSLGYETHAAFTRAFIRWMRCTPSEFRKASAGGAQGASKPQ; this comes from the coding sequence GTGAGTAAATCGGGGTCCACGGCGCTGGTCCGTGCAAAAGGATTTGGCGACCTTCCTGAACGGATCGCAAGACTTGCGGGAGAACACGTCCTTTTCGACATCTTCGAGAAGGAGGGACTGCCACTCAGCCTGTGTGAGGCACTCGACACGCCGATCCCGCTACGCTCGATGGTCGGCCTGTTCGCCAGAGGCGCCGACGCGCTCGACAATCGCACCTTCGGCCTCGACGTTGGACAGGAGATGACCCACAAGGGTTATGGTCTCTGGCTCGAATACAGCGCCAGCGCCCCCACGCTCGGAGAGGCGATAAAACGCGCCTGCGTCACCAGTTGGGCGCATCAGAGCGGGTCGCGACTGGAACTCGTCGGCGAAGGCACGCACAGCATCCTGCGTTACGTCACCCCGACATTCGGCGCCAGCAAGGTCTCGTATTCCGACCACCTGTTGCCGCCCATGTTGACCTTCGTGCGTCTCTATCTCGGCAGACAGTGGTGCCCGGACTGGATCGAGGTCGAATATTCCCGCGATGCGGGTACGCGCCTCATCGAGGATCGGCTGCAGGTGGGGCTGAGATGCCGGCGGCCGGGAACCGGCCTCGCCATCCCCACCACAGCTCTCGCGCGCGGACGAAGCGGCCCGTTTCCGGGAACCGGCCGCATCATTACGCTTCGTGATGTGGAGGCCGACGTGATCCTCGCCGATGCGCCCGAGCCGGCGCGCGCGATCTCCGCCGTTGTCGCGCTGCGCCTGCTCGACGGCCAGAGCGACGTCGAAGGCGCCGCGCGACTTCTGGGGCTCGGGGTTCAGGGCCTGCAACGCCGGCTGCGGGAGAAGGGGTACACCTATCGGGAGATCGTCGAGGAGGCGCGGCGGGCTCGGGCGGTCCGGCTGCTTGTTGAAACGCGCATGTCGGTCTTCACGATCGGGCTCTCGCTCGGCTACGAGACCCACGCGGCGTTCACCCGCGCCTTCATCCGCTGGATGAGGTGCACGCCCTCCGAATTCCGCAAGGCGAGTGCGGGCGGGGCCCAGGGCGCATCCAAACCTCAGTGA
- a CDS encoding HAD family hydrolase, with amino-acid sequence MRRFSHVLFIAGALVFSAVSAICAPLASWNDGPAKQAIETFVKKVTDPDGKDFVSPEQRIAVFDNDGTLWVEQPMYTQLAFALDRVRQLAPQHPEWQENPLLKAAIEGDMKTLAASGDKGLLELVTVTHAGMSPAAFQQIVTDWLASAEHPRFKRRYTDLVYQPMLEVLAYLRENGFTTYVVSGGGIEFMRAWSDRVYGILPAQVVGSSIKTRFEIVDGKPTLIRLPEVNFIDDGAGKPVGINEHIGQRPIAAFGNSDGDLQMLQWTSTGAGPRLGMIVHHTDAEREYAYDRNSHFGRLDKAMDLAPAEGWVLIDMKNDWKDVFPAAK; translated from the coding sequence ATGCGGCGATTTTCACATGTGCTGTTCATCGCGGGAGCGCTGGTCTTCTCCGCGGTTTCGGCAATTTGCGCCCCTCTGGCATCATGGAACGACGGACCGGCCAAGCAGGCGATCGAGACCTTCGTGAAGAAGGTGACCGACCCGGACGGCAAGGACTTCGTGTCCCCGGAACAGCGCATCGCAGTGTTCGACAATGACGGCACGCTCTGGGTCGAGCAGCCCATGTATACCCAGCTTGCCTTTGCGCTCGATCGCGTCAGGCAGCTGGCGCCCCAGCATCCCGAATGGCAAGAAAATCCCCTGCTCAAGGCGGCTATCGAGGGCGACATGAAGACCCTCGCCGCCTCGGGCGACAAAGGTCTGCTGGAACTGGTGACGGTCACCCATGCGGGCATGTCTCCGGCGGCGTTCCAGCAGATAGTCACCGATTGGCTCGCGAGCGCCGAGCATCCACGGTTCAAGCGCAGATATACCGATCTGGTCTACCAGCCGATGCTGGAGGTTCTGGCCTATCTGCGTGAGAACGGCTTCACCACCTATGTCGTTTCCGGCGGCGGCATCGAGTTCATGCGTGCCTGGTCGGACAGGGTGTACGGAATTCTTCCGGCGCAAGTGGTGGGCTCAAGCATCAAGACCCGGTTCGAGATCGTCGACGGCAAGCCGACGCTGATCCGGCTCCCCGAGGTGAATTTCATAGACGACGGCGCCGGCAAGCCGGTTGGCATCAACGAGCACATCGGCCAGCGCCCGATCGCCGCCTTCGGCAATTCGGATGGCGACCTCCAGATGCTGCAATGGACAAGCACGGGCGCCGGCCCGCGGCTTGGCATGATCGTGCATCACACCGATGCCGAGCGTGAATACGCCTATGACCGCAACTCGCATTTCGGCCGCCTCGACAAGGCGATGGATCTGGCGCCGGCCGAGGGCTGGGTGCTGATCGACATGAAGAACGACTGGAAGGACGTCTTTCCGGCCGCGAAGTGA
- a CDS encoding arylsulfatase, with product MGPTFKHSLRAIAASTLLVLAGAAHAQTDAPAPKKPNILLIVSDDTGWGDLGAYLGGKRRGMATPNLDELAAEGMTFTNFYGQPSCTPGRAAIQTGRIPNRSGMTTVAFQGQGGGLPAAEWTLASVLKEGGYKTYFTGKWHLGEADYALPNAQGYDVMKYAFLYHLNAYTYGDPKWFPAMSQELREMFEKVTKGALSGNAGGPVTQDFSVNGEYVNTPEKGVVGIPFLDEYVQKAAFEFLDDAAKTPDRPFFINVNFMKNHQPNLPAPDFIGKSTSKSKYADSVVELDTRIGNVLKKLDELGLADNTLVFYTVDNGAWQDVYPDSGYTPFRGTKGTVREGGNLVPAMVRLPGKVKAGTKNDDITGGLDLMATFASIAGVPLPTKDRAGEPIIFDSYDLTPVWFGTGEDPRKAWFYFTENELSPGAARVGAFKYVFNLRGDDGAHTGGLAVDTNLGWKGAEKYVATVPQVFNLLDDPQERYDIFMTTFTESTWALVPANEAIQKLMKTYVEYPPRKLQSESYSGPITLTGYERFKHVQEELKQQGFAVPLPSGN from the coding sequence ATGGGCCCAACATTCAAACATTCCCTGCGAGCGATCGCCGCGAGCACCCTGCTGGTGCTCGCCGGTGCTGCGCATGCGCAGACCGACGCCCCCGCACCGAAGAAGCCCAACATACTGCTCATCGTCTCCGACGATACCGGCTGGGGCGATCTTGGCGCCTATCTCGGCGGCAAGCGCCGCGGCATGGCCACGCCCAATCTCGATGAACTGGCCGCTGAAGGCATGACCTTCACCAACTTCTATGGCCAGCCGAGCTGCACGCCCGGCCGTGCTGCCATCCAGACCGGCCGTATTCCCAACCGCAGCGGCATGACGACCGTGGCCTTCCAGGGCCAGGGCGGCGGTCTGCCGGCAGCCGAATGGACGCTGGCCTCCGTTCTCAAGGAGGGCGGCTACAAGACCTACTTCACCGGCAAATGGCATCTGGGCGAGGCGGATTACGCGCTGCCGAACGCCCAGGGTTACGACGTCATGAAGTACGCCTTCCTGTACCACCTTAACGCCTACACCTATGGCGATCCCAAGTGGTTCCCGGCCATGAGCCAGGAGCTGCGGGAGATGTTCGAAAAGGTCACAAAGGGGGCTCTGTCGGGCAATGCCGGGGGACCGGTGACGCAGGATTTCAGCGTCAACGGTGAATACGTGAACACGCCGGAAAAGGGCGTGGTCGGCATTCCGTTCCTCGACGAGTATGTCCAGAAGGCCGCGTTCGAATTCCTCGACGATGCTGCCAAGACGCCGGATCGCCCGTTCTTCATCAACGTCAATTTCATGAAGAACCACCAGCCTAACCTGCCGGCGCCCGACTTCATCGGCAAGTCGACCTCCAAGTCCAAATATGCGGACTCGGTGGTCGAGCTCGATACCCGCATCGGCAATGTGCTGAAGAAGCTCGACGAGCTGGGTCTCGCCGACAATACGCTGGTGTTCTACACCGTGGACAACGGCGCGTGGCAGGATGTTTATCCGGATTCCGGCTACACCCCCTTCCGCGGCACAAAGGGCACGGTTCGCGAGGGCGGCAACCTGGTCCCCGCGATGGTTCGCCTCCCCGGCAAGGTGAAGGCCGGCACCAAGAATGACGACATCACCGGCGGCCTCGATCTCATGGCGACCTTCGCCTCGATCGCCGGTGTGCCGCTTCCCACCAAGGACCGCGCTGGCGAGCCGATCATCTTCGACAGTTACGACCTGACGCCGGTCTGGTTCGGCACGGGCGAGGATCCGCGCAAGGCGTGGTTCTACTTCACCGAGAACGAGCTTTCGCCGGGTGCCGCCCGCGTCGGCGCCTTCAAGTATGTCTTCAACCTGCGTGGCGATGACGGCGCGCATACCGGTGGTCTCGCGGTCGACACCAATCTCGGCTGGAAAGGCGCGGAGAAGTATGTGGCTACCGTTCCGCAGGTGTTCAACCTGCTGGACGATCCGCAGGAGCGCTACGACATCTTCATGACCACCTTCACCGAGAGCACCTGGGCGCTGGTTCCGGCCAATGAAGCGATCCAGAAGCTCATGAAGACCTATGTCGAATACCCGCCCCGCAAGCTGCAGAGCGAGAGCTATTCCGGTCCGATCACCCTCACCGGTTATGAGCGCTTCAAGCACGTGCAGGAAGAACTGAAGCAGCAGGGCTTCGCGGTGCCGTTGCCGTCCGGCAACTGA
- a CDS encoding HEAT repeat domain-containing protein, translating into MGLKPALSSAVAALVAGILAAGLMAMASLLAGTPSAAGDKAAALGSGDIGELTSAAPAGFIGSAACATCHAAETRDWLSSQHAHAMALATPETVRGDFSDVRLEHKGSSARFYRDGARFMVETEGANGKRTAFEVTDTFGVHPLQQYLVTFADGRKQALPFAYDTRAREQGGQRWFPLYPDEMIAPGDPLHWTGPQLNWNFMCAECHSTALRKNYDAATDRFDTRFSEISVGCEACHGAARGHVDWAKGARDAAVPHKGFASVAATRPPVDWEIDPRTGSPAHGVSRPAGDEVETCARCHSRRGILAETWVPGRPLTATHLPTFLSEGLFEANGVMQDEVFNDHSFKQSLMYARGVTCSDCHAPHSAKLRAPGAAVCGQCHLPERFEATSHTGHVPGPKAPDCISCHMPARTYMVVDRRHDHSFRVPRPDISAQLGTSNTCNECHADKPASWAAEAIERWHGPERRGFQNWTAAFVHARQGEPAARDELIALANTSSVPAIVRATAVSELQGFPSIDSEEALRKALADPDPLVRIAALQGQSYLPLDMRWRRVSPLLADPVAGVRIEAADQLADQPLAPLAATDRARLEAAWREYEDAQRLNADRADARANLGNFLLRRGNAAGAEAEFLAGLKLQPADTALSVNLADLYRVQGREREAQEILRRAIAVHPDAAALHHALALALIRQRNYPEAISALERAARLAPDNPRYAYVYAVALNSMGRVEESQAAVADALRRAPNDASLLTLALNEALQAGDIARARPLIARLVRLRPDDAELARLNAQLQ; encoded by the coding sequence ATGGGTCTTAAACCGGCGCTCTCAAGCGCGGTTGCCGCTCTGGTGGCCGGCATCCTCGCGGCGGGCCTGATGGCGATGGCCAGTCTCCTTGCCGGCACGCCTTCAGCGGCCGGCGACAAGGCTGCCGCACTCGGCTCCGGTGACATTGGAGAACTGACGTCCGCGGCGCCTGCCGGCTTTATCGGCTCAGCGGCATGCGCGACCTGCCATGCGGCGGAAACCCGCGACTGGCTGTCTTCCCAACATGCCCATGCCATGGCGCTGGCGACGCCCGAAACCGTGCGCGGCGATTTCAGTGACGTGCGCCTCGAACACAAGGGTTCTTCCGCCCGTTTCTATCGCGACGGCGCGCGTTTCATGGTCGAGACCGAAGGCGCGAACGGGAAGAGGACGGCCTTCGAGGTGACGGATACGTTCGGGGTGCATCCACTCCAGCAGTACCTCGTCACTTTTGCCGATGGCCGGAAGCAGGCCCTGCCTTTCGCCTACGACACACGCGCCAGGGAGCAGGGCGGGCAGCGATGGTTCCCTCTCTATCCGGACGAGATGATCGCCCCCGGCGATCCGCTGCACTGGACCGGCCCGCAACTGAACTGGAATTTCATGTGCGCGGAGTGCCATTCGACGGCGCTGCGCAAGAATTACGACGCGGCCACCGACCGTTTCGACACCCGTTTTTCCGAAATCAGTGTCGGCTGCGAGGCCTGTCACGGGGCCGCGCGCGGGCATGTCGACTGGGCGAAGGGCGCCCGTGACGCCGCCGTTCCACACAAGGGTTTTGCCTCCGTCGCGGCCACGCGCCCGCCGGTGGACTGGGAGATCGATCCCAGGACCGGCAGTCCCGCCCATGGCGTCTCCCGTCCCGCCGGCGACGAGGTCGAGACCTGCGCGCGCTGCCATTCGCGGCGCGGCATCCTTGCGGAGACGTGGGTGCCGGGTCGGCCACTCACGGCAACCCATCTGCCGACGTTTCTCTCCGAAGGGCTCTTCGAAGCCAATGGGGTGATGCAGGATGAGGTGTTCAACGATCATTCCTTCAAGCAGAGCCTGATGTATGCGCGCGGTGTGACCTGTTCGGACTGTCACGCGCCTCACTCGGCGAAGCTTCGCGCGCCCGGCGCCGCCGTGTGCGGGCAGTGCCATCTGCCCGAGCGCTTCGAGGCGACCTCCCATACCGGCCATGTGCCCGGACCGAAGGCTCCGGACTGCATTTCCTGTCACATGCCCGCACGGACCTACATGGTGGTCGACCGCCGGCATGATCACTCCTTCCGCGTTCCCCGACCGGACATTTCTGCGCAACTGGGCACATCGAACACCTGCAACGAATGCCACGCGGATAAACCGGCCAGCTGGGCAGCGGAGGCCATCGAGCGCTGGCATGGGCCGGAACGCAGGGGTTTCCAGAACTGGACCGCAGCCTTTGTCCACGCCCGGCAGGGCGAGCCGGCAGCGCGCGACGAATTAATCGCCCTTGCGAACACCTCATCCGTGCCAGCCATCGTGCGCGCGACGGCCGTTTCGGAACTCCAGGGCTTCCCCTCTATCGACAGCGAGGAAGCCCTGCGCAAGGCGCTCGCCGACCCGGATCCGCTGGTCCGGATCGCCGCCTTGCAAGGGCAGTCGTATCTGCCGCTCGACATGCGGTGGCGTCGCGTTTCGCCGCTGCTCGCGGACCCGGTCGCGGGTGTACGCATAGAGGCAGCGGACCAGCTCGCGGACCAGCCGCTGGCCCCGCTGGCGGCTACCGACCGTGCGAGGCTGGAAGCGGCATGGCGGGAATATGAGGACGCGCAACGCCTGAATGCCGACCGCGCCGACGCTCGGGCTAATCTCGGCAATTTTCTGCTGCGGCGTGGCAATGCGGCAGGCGCGGAAGCCGAGTTCCTCGCGGGGCTGAAGCTTCAGCCCGCCGATACGGCGCTGTCGGTCAATCTGGCGGATCTCTACCGGGTTCAGGGGCGCGAGCGCGAGGCGCAGGAGATCCTGCGCCGGGCCATCGCGGTCCATCCCGACGCTGCGGCACTCCACCATGCGCTCGCGCTCGCGCTTATCCGCCAGCGGAACTATCCCGAGGCCATCAGCGCGCTGGAGCGCGCCGCGCGGCTGGCACCCGACAATCCCCGCTATGCCTATGTTTATGCCGTCGCGCTCAACTCGATGGGGCGCGTCGAGGAAAGCCAGGCGGCCGTAGCCGATGCGCTGCGGCGCGCTCCCAATGACGCCTCACTGCTGACGCTGGCTTTGAACGAGGCGCTGCAGGCCGGCGACATCGCCCGCGCCCGCCCGCTCATTGCCCGGTTGGTACGCCTACGCCCGGACGACGCCGAACTCGCCCGGCTCAACGCGCAGTTGCAGTGA